In the Oncorhynchus gorbuscha isolate QuinsamMale2020 ecotype Even-year linkage group LG05, OgorEven_v1.0, whole genome shotgun sequence genome, one interval contains:
- the rab11fip1a gene encoding uncharacterized protein rab11fip1a isoform X1, with product MFSNLHSSLAPTKVRMSPSKYPYSSTENLAAIGSSPNGSDKKRRDPLSPSPMEPQSHGKSNAGFRIVSAKSAVASGDPVPIKAVEGKIPPLPLPDYNSLFPQKRHGVQGQTRWDHIIAEVNQRQQEYVPQLIGKEMSVDGPDLDSPGPPRNDKYSYLQERAAEHLYQQQTQVQKVQSTSLRSIGPSSLPALTPPSKPVAAVPLRLVVDSNTNQDQSTIQANPPEAPNTFVSKVLVSTKPMVQKRDLPSMTPREDAKKVINTYFATASDGKPVFSTEKHRPPSQVVLVSSSTDEPKGLPNTPKEIPTAKPRQRLVRKEPLRPADHEQTFAGSTTVEQENRLERRAFNLDIMRRSSPVTAKNTEVTAYNEKQLLFDSAESDIDKKTQLEHIMKAKFAELDPFPIADILPKDPWAQPKPSHSGDYLFTGEPQRNRKLKEQAMTTDDLDKLFAPNNPTDPFASFSDGDSDEPQEQEKTEEHSPAFQRRFSQIKKKQGAPQPSVNSSNKTVIGKNELVKQNPSPREDQLIISAATTGCVKLAPQNTRQSKLYGRDGVESQDKWAADPFTSSSHVPSVLTSPEPPQSVVRELTSQTGEKTLLRAFVSPSEVLPLTVLSSNGGGPASTPCRPHPVKPMSSIESQAPISTPVVGEMLTYDRTLGKMKAPGMVESGPYTQLTQEELITLVVKQQTELSKKDSKIVELEEYIDNLLVRVIEEKPSILLGLNSVKQAL from the exons ATGTTCTCCAACCTCCACTCCTCCCTTGCTCCCACTAAGGTGCGGATGAGCCCCTCCAAGTATCCCTACAGCAGCACTGAGAACCTGGCTGCCATAGGATCTTCCCCCAATGGATCTGACAAGAAGCGGCGAGATCCTCTGTCCCCCAGCCCAATGGAACCGCAAAGCCATGGAAAATCCAATGCAGGCTTCAGAATTGTCTCTGCCAAATCTGCTGTTGCAAGTGGCGATCCTGTGCCAATTAAGGCGGTTGAGGGCAAaatacctcctctacctcttcctgaCTACAATAGCCTGTTCCCACAGAAGAGACATGGAGTACAAGGGCAGACTCGATGGGACCATATAATTGCAGAGGTGAATCAGAGACAGCAAGAATATGTGCCTCAGCTCATTGGTAAAGAGATGAGTGTGGATGGCCCAGACCTCGACTCACCAGGACCTCCACGCAATGATAAATATTCCTACTTGCAGGAGCGGGCAGCAGAGCACTTATACCAGCAACAGACACAAGTTCAGAAAGTTCAATCTACCTCTTTGAGGAGCATAGGGCCCAGCAGTTTGCCAGCACTCACTCCCCCTTCCAAACCAGTAGCTGCAGTCCCCCTTAGACTAGTGGTCGACTCTAACACAAACCAAGACCAGAGCACTATACAGGCTAATCCACCTGAGGCGCCCAATACCTTTGTCTCCAAAGTCTTGGTCTCTACAAAACCCATGGTTCAGAAAAGAGACTTACCCTCCATGACACCTCGGGAGGATGCAAAGAAGGTGATAAACACATATTTTGCTACAGCCAGTGATGGCAAACCTGTTTTCTCAACAGAAAAACATAGACCTCCATCACAAGTGGTTTTGGTGTCAAGTTCTACAGATGAACCTAAAGGACTGCCAAACACTCCCAAAGAGATCCCCACAGCCAAACCCAGGCAAAGGTTAGTCCGCAAAGAGCCATTGAGACCTGCAGATCATGAGCAGACATTCGCAGGGTCTACCACTGTAGAGCAGGAGAACAGATTGGAGAGGAGAGCCTTCAACCTCGATATCATGAGAAGGAGTAGTCCAGTGACTGCAAAGAACACTGAGGTGACTGCTTACAATGAAAAGCAACTCTTGTTTGACTCTGCAGAAAGCGACATTGATAAAAAAACACAGTTGGAACACATTATGAAAGCGAAGTTTGCTGAACTTGACCCCTTCCCCATTGCCGATATCCTGCCTAAAGACCCATGGGCCCAACCAAAGCCAAGCCACAGTGGAGATTACTTGTTCACTGGAGAACCACAGAGAAACCGCAAGCTTAAAGAACAGGCAATGACAACTGATGACTTGGATAAACTTTTCGCGCCAAACAATCCAACGGATCCCTTTGCCAGTTTTAGTGATGGTGACTCGGATGAACCTCAAGAGCAGGAAAAAACGGAAGAGCACAGTCCTGCTTTTCAAAGGAGATTTTCCCAAATTAAAAAGAAACAAGGAGCACCCCAGCCTTCAGTTAATTCAAGTAATAAAACTGTTATTGGAAAAAATGAGCTAGTTAAACAAAACCCTTCACCCAGAGAAGACCAGCTGATCATCTCAGCCGCTACAACAGGATGTGTAAAACTGGCGCCTCAAAATACTAGACAAAGTAAACTCTATGGCAGAGATGGGGTGGAATCTCAAGACAAGTGGGCAGCAGACCCTTTTACTTCCTCCTCCCATGTACCTTCTGTCCTGACTTCTCCTGAGCCCCCCCAGTCTGTAGTGCGAGAGCTTACCTCACAGACCGGGGAAAAGACCCTGCTACGGGCCTTTGTCTCACCCTCTGAGGTGCTGCCACTCACTGTGCTGAGTAGCAATGGTGGTGGGCCAGCCTCAACTCCATGCAG GCCTCACCCAGTGAAGCCCATGAGCTCCATAGAGAGCCAAGCTCCCATTAGTACCCCGGTAGTTGGAGAGATGTTGACTTATGACCGCACCCTGGGGAAGATGAAG GCGCCAGGCATGGTGGAGAGTGGGCCCTACACCCAGCTGACCCAGGAGGAGTTGATTACCCTAGTGGTGAAGCAGCAGACGGAGCTCTCCAAGAAAGACTCAAAGATCGTTGAGCTGGAGGAGTACATAGACAACCTGCTGGTGCGTGTAATCGAGGAGAAGCCCAGCATCCTGTTGGGCCTCAACTCTGTCAAGCAGGCCCTGTAA